One window of Chamaesiphon minutus PCC 6605 genomic DNA carries:
- a CDS encoding transposase → MSKSGKQTWGVDNFYNGSISKSQKGLEISVIAVVDVLAHQGYTLSVQQTAKTERQPIPDAKPTAKKKRKSKSKSKSKSKSKSKSKSKAKTEPVISERVKGYLKQLKIARSHLPAVVKYLTADSFYSKKSVVDGVIELDLHLISKLRIDADLRYCYTGKQKPKGAPRKYDGKVNLSDLSRLEFGGELANGTKLYSQVVWHVSLKRKIRIVYLVDQRHPEKQRVALLFSTDTMINPISLYEYYKSRFQIEFIFRDAKQFTGLCDCQSRHQQSLDFHFNASLAALNIAKLEQQKTQSDTGEDSQPQSFSMATYKRLALNGHLLERFISMLELDPTLIKSHPNYDSLLHYGSLAP, encoded by the coding sequence ATCAGCAAGAGTGGAAAACAGACATGGGGAGTAGATAATTTCTATAACGGTAGTATCAGCAAGTCTCAAAAAGGGTTAGAAATTTCGGTGATTGCAGTGGTGGATGTATTAGCCCATCAAGGTTACACTCTCTCAGTACAACAAACTGCAAAAACCGAGCGTCAACCCATCCCCGACGCGAAACCAACGGCGAAGAAGAAGCGTAAATCGAAGTCGAAATCGAAGTCGAAATCGAAGTCGAAATCTAAATCTAAATCGAAAGCGAAAACAGAACCAGTGATTTCTGAGCGAGTCAAAGGCTATCTGAAACAACTGAAAATAGCTCGCTCCCATTTGCCTGCGGTAGTAAAATATTTAACCGCAGACAGCTTTTACAGTAAGAAATCTGTTGTTGATGGGGTGATTGAGCTAGACCTTCATTTGATTAGCAAATTGCGGATTGATGCGGATCTACGATACTGCTACACTGGCAAGCAAAAGCCCAAAGGTGCGCCGCGTAAGTATGATGGCAAGGTGAATTTGAGTGATTTGTCCCGACTGGAATTCGGTGGTGAGTTAGCTAATGGCACTAAATTGTATAGCCAAGTGGTTTGGCATGTTTCACTTAAACGTAAAATTCGCATCGTTTACTTGGTTGACCAACGTCATCCCGAGAAGCAGCGAGTAGCTTTGCTCTTTTCTACCGACACGATGATTAATCCCATCAGTCTGTACGAGTACTACAAATCTCGGTTTCAAATCGAATTCATCTTTCGTGATGCCAAACAATTTACTGGGCTTTGCGACTGTCAATCCCGCCACCAACAATCCCTGGATTTTCATTTCAATGCATCCTTGGCAGCTCTCAATATTGCCAAGCTTGAACAGCAAAAAACTCAGTCGGATACTGGGGAAGATTCACAGCCGCAATCTTTTTCAATGGCAACTTACAAGCGGCTAGCTCTCAATGGACATCTACTTGAGCGGTTTATTTCCATGTTAGAACTTGACCCGACTTTGATTAAATCCCATCCTAACTACGATAGTCTTCTCCACTATGGCTCTCTAGCTCCATAA
- a CDS encoding transglycosylase domain-containing protein, with product MNKASELKPTATSLTIWQQWKRKATLFVLAIVPLQIGCCVVYKYVLPPITIIQAESLILKSRSFDRTYIDGKKVSFHLYHALIGSEDTSFAHHNGFDIEGIKEALRNKTGGGSTITQQAVKNALLWKEPAILRKVGELYLTPTVEKIWGKERTLEIYVNIIEFEDGVYGIESAAKKFYHKSAKNLTKREAIEIVSCIPQPKGCLRYRVHTKPLKLVQAHIRKEMKALERDVPTMELIDQVTGAADVSGALKP from the coding sequence ATGAACAAAGCTTCAGAATTGAAACCCACCGCAACAAGCTTGACTATCTGGCAACAATGGAAAAGGAAAGCCACACTGTTCGTTCTCGCGATCGTCCCCCTTCAAATTGGATGTTGTGTTGTCTACAAATATGTACTGCCACCAATTACGATCATTCAGGCAGAATCACTGATTCTTAAATCTCGCTCTTTCGATCGAACGTACATAGATGGCAAAAAAGTTTCATTCCATCTCTACCACGCACTGATTGGTTCTGAAGATACTTCGTTCGCTCACCATAACGGCTTCGACATCGAAGGTATCAAAGAAGCTCTTCGGAATAAAACTGGCGGTGGTAGTACAATCACACAACAAGCTGTAAAAAATGCGCTGCTGTGGAAAGAACCAGCAATTCTCCGTAAAGTTGGCGAATTGTATCTAACACCAACAGTCGAAAAAATCTGGGGCAAAGAGAGAACACTCGAAATTTATGTCAACATCATCGAATTTGAAGATGGGGTATATGGGATCGAATCCGCAGCCAAAAAGTTCTACCATAAATCTGCTAAAAATCTTACCAAACGAGAAGCAATCGAAATCGTAAGCTGCATTCCCCAACCTAAAGGATGTTTGCGTTACCGAGTTCATACCAAGCCACTCAAACTTGTCCAAGCCCACATTCGCAAAGAAATGAAAGCCCTCGAACGTGACGTTCCCACGATGGAATTAATCGATCAAGTCACTGGAGCCGCCGATGTTAGTGGAGCCTTAAAGCCATAA
- a CDS encoding alanine--tRNA ligase-related protein encodes MATFTLNNQSKLPPTQKLFIDDPYQTSCEATVLHVQDDLVVLDQTVFYAESGGQVADRGSIDGVEVKDVQKQPGKLIYINRPDIEVPVVQVDTVVVHQLTQPAPFEIGQKVRLEIDWSYRHLLMRYHSATHFVLHALDRIYGQEEKLYLKGCYIYDESARLDYSNKFNPDLIPEVTKLTNDLIDRGEDIIMESDPSTKDISYWRYGDIIMPCGGTHVRSAKDIGVVNIRRKSHGKSLDRIYISLT; translated from the coding sequence ATGGCAACATTCACTTTAAACAATCAATCAAAATTACCTCCCACACAGAAGTTATTCATCGACGATCCCTATCAAACCTCATGCGAAGCAACCGTCTTGCATGTCCAAGACGATTTAGTAGTACTAGACCAGACGGTATTCTATGCTGAATCGGGAGGGCAAGTCGCAGATCGAGGCTCAATCGATGGTGTCGAGGTAAAAGATGTTCAAAAGCAACCAGGGAAATTAATCTACATCAATCGCCCAGATATCGAAGTTCCCGTCGTACAGGTCGATACGGTAGTCGTCCATCAACTGACTCAACCTGCGCCTTTTGAGATCGGACAAAAAGTTCGACTAGAAATCGATTGGTCGTATCGCCATTTATTAATGCGATACCATAGCGCAACTCACTTCGTACTACACGCACTCGATCGCATTTACGGTCAGGAGGAAAAACTTTATCTCAAGGGTTGCTACATCTATGACGAGAGTGCCCGTTTAGACTACTCTAACAAATTCAATCCCGATCTAATTCCAGAAGTAACTAAGCTAACCAACGATTTAATCGATCGAGGTGAAGACATCATCATGGAGTCAGACCCCAGTACCAAAGACATTTCCTACTGGCGTTACGGTGACATCATTATGCCCTGCGGCGGTACTCATGTCCGCAGTGCCAAAGATATTGGCGTAGTAAACATTCGGCGGAAGAGTCATGGCAAGTCGCTCGATCGAATCTATATTTCACTCACATAA
- a CDS encoding GTPase family protein, whose product MNNLEQNIDDFSQNISSLNILVIGKTGVGKSSLINVIFGEEVAQTGSGLPVTQYFEKYTLDTNNIEEGIPINLFDSSGLELNKENIFVKGVFDFVSEQLEKGVNEQIHLAWYVINASSARVEAFECEIINKLYEQRIPVIVVLSQCDRARRNEIDNITKAIKSFDLKKVYHIIEVAAFPLEGLNQKQFGLTELVTKTSELLPKLLSDAFISRQVVDVKAKKILAYSYISASAVSCFASGFVPIPFTTTAAALTAETVLWNRIAALYGFDKLKGLGALWQKITFSPQALAALVITTIADFFVLDFIFTPAIAGGTAATFILIVGLTLTSTFEELAIEEIDGLNKEEIEKLLQEIFKKNFDKYKNIRIRTKSDITKYLN is encoded by the coding sequence ATGAATAATCTAGAGCAGAATATTGACGATTTCTCACAAAACATCTCAAGTCTCAACATCTTAGTGATTGGTAAGACAGGTGTTGGCAAAAGCAGCCTCATTAATGTAATTTTCGGGGAAGAAGTCGCACAAACAGGTTCGGGGTTGCCAGTTACACAGTATTTTGAAAAATATACTCTCGATACTAATAATATAGAAGAGGGTATTCCAATCAACCTTTTCGATTCTAGTGGTCTTGAGTTAAACAAAGAAAATATTTTTGTAAAAGGAGTATTTGATTTTGTAAGCGAACAACTAGAAAAAGGTGTGAATGAGCAGATACATTTAGCCTGGTATGTGATTAATGCCTCATCAGCAAGAGTTGAAGCATTTGAATGTGAAATAATCAACAAGCTTTACGAACAGCGGATACCTGTGATTGTTGTTCTATCACAATGCGATCGTGCGCGCAGAAATGAAATTGACAATATCACAAAGGCAATTAAATCCTTTGACTTAAAAAAAGTCTATCATATTATTGAAGTTGCTGCCTTTCCTTTAGAAGGACTTAATCAAAAACAGTTTGGCTTAACTGAATTGGTGACAAAAACTTCTGAACTATTACCCAAGCTTTTGAGTGATGCCTTTATTTCACGACAAGTAGTAGATGTTAAAGCTAAAAAAATCTTAGCTTATAGTTATATAAGCGCATCAGCAGTTTCATGCTTTGCTTCAGGATTTGTTCCTATCCCATTCACAACTACAGCAGCAGCCTTAACTGCTGAAACAGTACTCTGGAATCGAATAGCTGCTTTATATGGATTTGACAAGCTCAAAGGACTGGGCGCACTTTGGCAAAAAATAACATTTTCTCCACAGGCTTTAGCTGCATTAGTGATAACCACCATTGCCGATTTTTTTGTTTTAGATTTCATCTTTACACCAGCTATTGCAGGAGGTACCGCAGCAACATTTATTCTTATTGTTGGCTTGACATTAACTTCAACATTTGAAGAATTAGCGATCGAGGAAATAGATGGATTAAACAAAGAAGAAATCGAGAAATTGCTACAAGAGATATTCAAAAAGAATTTCGACAAGTACAAAAACATCCGGATCAGAACTAAGAGTGATATTACCAAATATCTGAATTGA
- a CDS encoding PLP-dependent cysteine synthase family protein: MIYPSMLELVGNTPVIEISKFFGFPGVHVYMKMETFNPGGSHKIRAAMNMILDAEKQGILSPNEWQTILEPTGGNTGLGIAIVAACRGYKVKLVIPDNYSPDKQKKLKLFGVEIVLSDSNRGGNSHGELAMEIQLENYDYVMLNQGQNPANPDIHRQTTAQEILRDFRDVSIDYFVGGIGTGGHITGIGEVLKQEYPKAQIVGVQPRGCDLLANKFVLHQIQGLAVGIIPKVLNLEIIDRMIDVTYEESLAMMLAATRQEALLVGLSSGANLAAVSKIVEELRGKQLDRPIHILTMAYDSVFDYLNLLE; encoded by the coding sequence ATGATTTATCCATCGATGCTCGAACTTGTCGGTAACACGCCAGTTATCGAAATTAGTAAATTCTTTGGTTTCCCTGGTGTCCATGTCTACATGAAAATGGAAACCTTTAATCCTGGTGGCAGCCATAAAATTAGAGCTGCCATGAACATGATACTAGATGCTGAAAAGCAAGGCATTCTTAGCCCAAATGAATGGCAAACCATTCTCGAACCAACGGGAGGAAATACTGGGTTAGGAATAGCAATAGTCGCGGCTTGTCGTGGATATAAAGTTAAGTTGGTAATTCCTGACAACTATAGTCCAGATAAGCAGAAAAAATTGAAACTCTTTGGGGTCGAGATCGTTCTGTCAGATAGCAACCGTGGCGGTAACTCGCATGGTGAATTAGCAATGGAGATTCAATTAGAAAATTATGACTATGTAATGTTAAATCAAGGTCAAAACCCAGCCAATCCTGATATCCATCGCCAGACCACAGCCCAAGAAATATTACGAGATTTTCGGGATGTATCGATCGATTATTTTGTGGGTGGAATTGGCACTGGCGGTCATATTACCGGAATCGGCGAAGTTCTCAAACAAGAATACCCCAAAGCGCAAATTGTTGGCGTACAGCCGCGTGGCTGTGACCTTTTGGCAAACAAGTTTGTACTCCATCAAATTCAAGGACTTGCCGTTGGCATCATTCCGAAAGTATTGAACCTTGAGATTATCGATCGAATGATTGACGTTACCTATGAAGAGTCACTAGCCATGATGCTTGCCGCGACGAGGCAAGAAGCTCTACTAGTTGGACTTTCTAGCGGAGCAAATCTCGCCGCCGTATCCAAAATAGTTGAAGAACTAAGGGGGAAACAATTAGACAGACCAATCCATATTCTGACGATGGCTTACGATTCAGTCTTTGATTATCTCAACTTATTGGAATAA
- a CDS encoding Mov34/MPN/PAD-1 family protein: MQYLYTLDQDSIRELDDILSTDLVAKIYAQAHSSYPDECCGLLLKQGIRPCTNILNDLHKADPLTYPRNAAEGFVFSSEDALFLSKNINSDNPVKIIYHSHPDVGAYFSDEDKQNALFDGEPIYPVDHLVIDVQSSGVVCSKLFRFINGDYKLIAILPGNNDK, translated from the coding sequence ATGCAATATCTTTACACGCTCGATCAAGATTCAATCCGAGAACTGGATGATATTCTTTCGACAGATTTGGTTGCTAAAATCTATGCTCAAGCTCATTCGAGCTATCCCGATGAATGCTGTGGCTTGCTACTAAAACAAGGTATCCGACCCTGTACTAATATCCTTAACGATCTACACAAAGCAGATCCCTTAACCTACCCCCGCAATGCTGCTGAAGGTTTCGTATTTTCATCAGAGGATGCACTATTCCTGAGCAAAAATATCAATTCGGATAATCCGGTCAAAATCATCTACCACTCGCACCCTGATGTCGGTGCCTACTTTAGCGACGAAGACAAGCAAAACGCCCTATTCGATGGCGAACCCATCTATCCAGTCGATCACCTGGTAATTGACGTTCAAAGCAGCGGCGTAGTTTGCTCCAAACTTTTCAGATTTATTAACGGTGACTACAAGTTAATCGCCATCCTCCCTGGTAACAACGATAAATAA
- a CDS encoding serine O-acetyltransferase, whose amino-acid sequence MTTILPKLGQFGISETDQILANDRSSHSSTAPVPPKPPKPPLLRLDSPEPHRRIRQYVIELLKHNLLTQQVAELIRDRTVKKIVRRIEEDLAILMHRDPAAGDDPLEVWETYLSLRAVANYRIANALYTYKIGNLNLRAVARRISETTKVETGIEIHPGATIGRELVIDHGVGTVIGETTVIGDKCYLLQCIILGSTGIADNISGRRHPQLGDNVRVGGFVRVFGSIHIGDNVEISPWASIVEDIPANSRVVVKTINQVIKS is encoded by the coding sequence ATGACCACTATCTTACCAAAGCTAGGACAATTCGGTATCAGTGAAACCGACCAAATTTTGGCGAATGACCGATCATCCCATTCTTCGACAGCACCCGTACCGCCCAAACCTCCAAAACCCCCTCTTTTACGACTCGATTCCCCAGAACCCCATCGCCGCATTCGTCAATACGTCATCGAGTTGTTGAAACATAACTTGCTGACTCAACAAGTTGCTGAACTCATCCGCGATCGGACTGTCAAGAAAATCGTTCGACGTATCGAAGAGGATTTAGCTATCTTAATGCACCGCGATCCAGCAGCAGGTGACGATCCGCTCGAAGTGTGGGAAACCTACCTTTCGCTCCGCGCCGTTGCGAATTACCGAATAGCCAATGCGCTCTACACCTATAAGATCGGCAATCTAAACTTGCGAGCAGTAGCTCGTCGGATTAGTGAGACGACCAAAGTTGAGACAGGAATTGAAATCCACCCTGGCGCGACCATCGGGCGAGAACTGGTAATCGATCATGGCGTTGGAACAGTGATCGGTGAGACGACTGTAATTGGAGATAAATGCTACTTGCTCCAATGTATCATCCTTGGATCGACAGGTATTGCTGACAACATCAGCGGACGTAGACACCCTCAATTAGGCGATAACGTCCGAGTGGGAGGATTTGTCCGAGTCTTTGGATCAATTCACATCGGTGATAACGTCGAAATTTCACCTTGGGCATCGATCGTGGAAGATATCCCAGCTAACTCACGAGTAGTTGTCAAGACGATCAACCAAGTGATTAAAAGCTAG